The following are encoded in a window of Roseimaritima ulvae genomic DNA:
- a CDS encoding cupredoxin domain-containing protein → MLEPLTQQNAPETDRLHLPLDTEVELQITSEDYVYSLRIPEWGLHEVAVPGLVRTAQFRTNESLDRVLPVDPMCGFGAFHDDVMGSIVVGGERT, encoded by the coding sequence GTGCTGGAACCTCTCACCCAGCAAAACGCACCGGAAACCGATCGCTTACACCTGCCCCTCGACACAGAGGTTGAATTGCAGATCACCAGCGAAGACTATGTCTACTCCTTGCGAATTCCCGAATGGGGGCTCCACGAGGTGGCCGTCCCCGGACTGGTCCGCACGGCTCAGTTCCGTACCAATGAATCGCTCGATCGCGTGCTTCCGGTGGATCCGATGTGTGGGTTTGGCGCCTTTCATGACGACGTGATGGGATCGATCGTTGTGGGTGGTGAACGAACATGA
- a CDS encoding right-handed parallel beta-helix repeat-containing protein, with product MIIQTVAEVARLWTTRRKIQTLVSSATTYGLVAWLFCGLLAGCTRTPTEVTTSLPEAGEDGSFHVYPGDNIQRFLDAAAASSTKTVTVHAGTYRPAAPAQALIHFTRQHDGITLQGEGEVILSAANADVAAPGDRSYPAIVNHVVYFGDGIGDATTLRRVTLTGANGFAGTDASLPALEPPSERPEIQTRGMFYYLDGGAIKIFGCSAPTIEDVLIHKNSTRLCGAGVSVEQRGLTEQSAVFRNCLFIDNHCPGTGAAIDLLSGSSATIENCLFVGNIANTGMDQIAKEFGLTYKPQHGCGALTVFPQSRAEVSRCTFTQNWNGVDDAGQDSRYLDCIFWRNDASDVSRPAGPYELDVAAAEVSGCWIGGAINDLRGTIDADANQLDAPDPQFDDTFVPQAEPLSNPQPTGYRPVRTPPPHIPALQGRSH from the coding sequence ATGATCATCCAAACCGTAGCCGAAGTCGCCAGACTTTGGACGACCCGGCGAAAAATCCAAACTCTGGTGAGTTCAGCTACGACATACGGTTTGGTCGCTTGGCTGTTCTGCGGCTTGTTGGCTGGCTGCACCCGTACGCCAACGGAGGTCACGACAAGCCTCCCCGAAGCGGGCGAGGACGGCAGTTTTCACGTCTATCCCGGAGATAACATCCAGCGATTTCTGGACGCCGCGGCGGCTTCGTCCACCAAGACGGTCACGGTGCATGCCGGCACGTATCGCCCCGCGGCCCCGGCGCAGGCGTTGATTCACTTCACCCGTCAGCACGATGGGATTACGCTGCAAGGCGAAGGCGAGGTGATCCTTTCGGCCGCCAATGCCGATGTCGCAGCCCCCGGCGATCGGTCTTATCCGGCGATCGTCAACCACGTGGTTTATTTCGGTGACGGTATTGGTGACGCGACCACATTGCGGCGCGTAACCTTGACGGGCGCCAACGGGTTTGCCGGTACCGACGCCAGTTTGCCGGCCTTGGAACCGCCCTCGGAGCGGCCTGAAATCCAGACCCGCGGCATGTTCTATTACCTCGACGGCGGCGCGATCAAAATCTTCGGCTGTTCCGCACCGACCATCGAAGACGTGCTGATCCACAAAAATTCCACGCGTTTGTGTGGGGCCGGCGTATCGGTCGAACAACGCGGCCTGACCGAACAGTCCGCCGTATTTCGCAATTGCCTGTTCATCGACAATCACTGCCCCGGCACCGGCGCGGCGATCGACCTGCTGTCGGGCAGTTCCGCAACCATCGAAAACTGTCTGTTTGTGGGCAACATCGCCAATACCGGCATGGACCAGATCGCCAAGGAATTTGGCCTGACCTACAAACCGCAACATGGCTGTGGGGCGCTGACAGTATTTCCGCAATCGCGTGCCGAAGTTTCGCGATGCACGTTCACGCAAAACTGGAATGGCGTCGATGACGCTGGCCAGGACAGCCGTTACCTTGATTGCATCTTTTGGCGAAATGACGCCAGCGATGTCTCGCGCCCAGCGGGGCCCTACGAATTGGACGTCGCCGCCGCCGAAGTTAGCGGCTGTTGGATCGGCGGTGCCATCAACGACCTGCGTGGTACGATCGACGCCGACGCCAATCAACTCGATGCACCAGACCCCCAGTTTGACGATACCTTCGTTCCTCAAGCCGAACCGCTCTCGAACCCCCAGCCAACGGGATATCGCCCCGTGCGAACTCCGCCGCCACACATTCCTGCTCTACAAGGACGCTCACATTGA